Proteins from one Erythrolamprus reginae isolate rEryReg1 chromosome 6, rEryReg1.hap1, whole genome shotgun sequence genomic window:
- the ETFRF1 gene encoding electron transfer flavoprotein regulatory factor 1 translates to MANPLRYEVRNLYKNLLYLGKEYPKGADYFRTRLKAAFLKNKDVKDPEEIKKLIARGKFVIKELEALYFLRKYRALKQRYYEDS, encoded by the exons ATGGCCAACCCCCTCAGATACGAAGTACGGAATCTGTACAAAAAT CTACTGTATCTGGGAAAGGAGTACCCCAAAGGGGCTGACTACTTTCGAACTCGACTCAAGGCGGCTTTCCTGAAAAACAAGGACGTGAAGGATccagaagaaattaaaaaactgATTGCCAGAGGCAAATTTGTCATCAAAGAACTAGAAGCCTTATACTTCCTCCGAAAATACCGAGCTCTGAAACAACGATACTACGAGGACAGTTGA